Proteins encoded together in one Pongo abelii isolate AG06213 chromosome 8, NHGRI_mPonAbe1-v2.0_pri, whole genome shotgun sequence window:
- the PROSER2 gene encoding proline and serine-rich protein 2 translates to MPVTHRKSDASDMNSDTSPSCRLRAFSRGGSLESRSSSSRSRSFTLDDESLKYLTHEEKDVLLFFEETIDSLDEDFEEPVLCDGGVCCLCSPSLEESTSSPSEPEDVIDLVQPAPGAGEAEGIPEGTQAAGPAPAGKEHRKQDAETPPPDPPAPETLPAPPPLPSTPDTPRRELRAPSPPVEHPRLLRSVPTPLVMAQKISERLAGNEALSPTSPSREGRPGEWRTPAARGPRSGDPGPGPSHPAQPKAPRFPSNIIVTNGAAREPRRTLSRAAVSVQARRAQVLATIHGHAGAFPAAGDADEGAPGGGSSPERVARGQGLPGPAESLRAGGQAPRGPALANGFPSAHEALKSAPSAFAPAGKSLCFRPGPALPSTRARQSFPGPRQSNGAQDWRRADSLPRPQGITVQFAGRGSSEEARREALRKLGLLRESS, encoded by the exons ATGCCTGTAACACACCGGAAATCAGACGCATCTGACATGAACTCGGACACGTCCCCCAGCTGCAGGCTCCGAGCCTTCAGCAGAGGCGGCAGCCTGGAGAGTCGAAGCAGCAGCTCTCGCTCCAGAAGCTTCACTTTG GATGATGAGAGCCTGAAGTACCTCACCCATGAGGAAAAGGACGTCCTCCTGTTTTTTGAGGAGACGATTGACTCCCTAGACGAGGACTTTGAGGAGCCAGTGCTGTGCGATGGGGGAGTGTGCTGCCTCTGCTCCCCGTCTCTGGAGGAGAGCACCTCCAGTCCCTCTGAGCCTGAAGATGTCATCGACTTAGTGCAGCCAGCACCTGGCGCTGGGGAAGCCGAGGGTATTCCAGAAGGGACCCAGGCAGCAG GGCCTGCACCTGCTGGGAAGGAGCACAGGAAACAAGATGCTGAGACTCCACCTCCGGACCCCCCGGCTCCGGAGACCCTTCCTGCGCCACCACCCCTGCCCAGCACCCCCGATACCCCCAGGAGGGAGCTGCGCGCCCCCTCCCCGCCGGTGGAGCACCCCAGACTCCTGCGCTCTGTTCCCACGCCCCTTGTTATGGCGCAGAAGATTTCCGAGAGGTTGGCGGGGAACGAAGCCCTCTCGCCCACCTCCCCGTCCAGGGAGGGCCGGCCCGGGGAGTGGAGGACACCGGCCGCCCGGGGGCCCCGCAGTGGAGACCCCGGCCCGGGGCCCAGCCACCCGGCGCAGCCCAAGGCACCCCGCTTCCCCAGCAACATCATCGTCACCAACGGCGCGGCCCGAGAGCCCCGCAGGACCCTGTCCAGGGCGGCCGTCAGCGTGCAGGCGCGCAGGGCGCAGGTGTTGGCCACCATCCACGGCCACGCCGGCGCCTTCCCCGCCGCGGGGGACGCGGATGAGGGGGCCCCGGGAGGCGGCTCCTCCCCGGAGCGGGTGGCGCGTGGCCAAGGCCTGCCGGGCCCCGCTGAGAGTCTCCGGGCAGGGGGTCAGGCTCCGCGGGGCCCGGCGCTGGCCAACGGCTTCCCAAGTGCGCACGAGGCCCTGAAGAGCGCACCCAGCGCCTTCGCGCCCGCCGGGAAGTCCCTCTGCTTCCGCCCCGGCCCGGCCCTGCCCAGCACACGGGCTCGCCAGAGCTTCCCCGGGCCCCGGCAGTCCAACGGCGCCCAGGACTGGCGCCGCGCAGACTCCCTGCCCCGGCCCCAGGGCATCACCGTGCAGTTCGCGGGCCGCGGCTCCTCGGAGGAGGCGCGCAGGGAGGCCCTGCGGAAGCTGGGGCTGCTCAGGGAGAGTTCGTGA